A section of the Cydia splendana chromosome 1, ilCydSple1.2, whole genome shotgun sequence genome encodes:
- the LOC134790257 gene encoding mannose-1-phosphate guanyltransferase beta, translating into MCGTDKKLGEMRALILVGGYGTRLRPLTLSRPKPLVEFANKPILLHQIEALVEAGVTQVILAVSYRAEDMEKELTEKVAKLGVSLTFSHEVEPLGTAGPLALAKPLLSKSSEPFFVLNSDIICDFPFKELYKFHKSHGKEGTIVVTKVEEPSKYGVVVYKEDGQIESFVEKPQEFISNKINAGMYILSPSVLNRIELRPMSIEKEVFPFMSKDGQLLAMELQGFWMDVGQPKDFLTGMCLYLNSLRQKDSNKLYDGPGVVGNVLIDPTATIGKGCRIGPNVTIGPGVVIEDGACIKRSTVLRGACVRQHAWLDSCIIGWRSVVGRWVRMENCTVLGEDVIVKDELYVNGGQVLPHKSIALSVPEPQIIM; encoded by the exons ATGTGCGGCACCGACAAAAAACTAGGTGAAATGAGGGCTTTAATCCTAGTTGGCGGTTACGGGACTCGTTTGAGACCTTTGACTTTAAGTAGGCCAAAGCCACTGGTCGAGTTTGCAAACAAACCAATTCTATTGCATCAAATAGAAGCTTTAGTGGAGGCTGGTGTAACACAG GTAATTTTAGCTGTGTCATACAGAGCAGAAGACATGGAAAAAGAGTTAACAGAGAAAGTGGCCAAACTAGGTGTGTCCCTAACATTTTCCCATGAAGTGGAGCCTCTTGGCACAGCGGGGCCTTTAGCCCTGGCAAAACCCCTGTTGAGCAAAAGTTCCGAGCCTTTCTTTGTTCTAAATTCTGACATCATTTGCGATTTTCCATTCAAAGAACTTTACAAGTTTCATAAATCACATGGAAAG gagGGAACAATTGTAGTTACAAAGGTAGAGGAAccatcaaaatatggagttgtTGTATATAAAGAGGATGGACAGATTGAGAGTTTTGTGGAGAAGCCCCAGGAATTCATTTCCAATAAAATTAACGCtg GCATGTACATTCTAAGCCCATCAGTCCTAAACAGAATAGAGTTGCGCCCCATGTCAATAGAGAAGGAAGTGTTTCCATTCATGTCGAAAGATGGGCAGCTGTTGGCTATGGAGCTGCAAGGCTTCTGGATGGACGTAGGGCAGCCGAAAGATTTCCTCACTG GAATGTGCCTTTACCTGAACAGCTTACGTCAAAAGGACTCGAACAAGTTGTACGACGGTCCCGGCGTGGTCGGCAACGTGCTGATCGACCCGACGGCAACCATCGGTAAGGGCTGCCGGATCGGGCCCAACGTCACCATCGGGCCTGGGGTCGTCATCGAGGATG GTGCATGCATAAAGCGCAGCACGGTCCTCCGCGGCGCCTGCGTGCGGCAACACGCGTGGCTCGACAGCTGCATAATAGGCTGGCGCTCCGTCGTCGGCCGCTGGGTCCGCATGGAAAACTGTACCGTACTTGGCGAAGACGTCATAGTCAAGGACGAGCTCTACGTGAACGGCGGGCAGGTTTTGCCACATAAAAGCATCGCGTTGTCTGTGCCTGAGCCACAGATTATAATGTAA